The Microbacterium sp. SORGH_AS_0862 region TCGGCTGTGGATGAAACGGTGGACAACCTGTGTTGTATCTGGGGAGAGCGGCTCGAAAATCACACGGATGTAACTACTACCCCTTGTGGTGCTATCCGATGTCCGTACCCATATGTAGTATTGAGGTCCCGGCGACGAGAAGTGCTGGGAACAGGTCCGTCCGAGGGGAGAAAGAGGTCGAAATGGCGATCACCGTCTACACCAAGCCGTCGTGCGTGCAGTGCAATGCCACCTACCGCGCACTGGATTCGAAGGGCATCGAGTACGAGGTCCTCGACGTCTCGCAGGACCCCGCGGCTCTCGAGCAGGTCAAGGCCCTCGGCTACCTGCAGGCTCCCGTCGTGATCACCGACGAGGACCACTGGTCGGGCTTCCGTCCCGACAAGATCGA contains the following coding sequences:
- the nrdH gene encoding glutaredoxin-like protein NrdH; its protein translation is MAITVYTKPSCVQCNATYRALDSKGIEYEVLDVSQDPAALEQVKALGYLQAPVVITDEDHWSGFRPDKIDELAARLA